A window from Marinagarivorans cellulosilyticus encodes these proteins:
- a CDS encoding citrate synthase: MTEKKAQLTVDGLDQTIELPVRAGSIGPEVIDVGALTRNGFFTYDPGFVSTAACDSAITYIDGGKGVLLHRGFPIDVLAEKSDYLESCYLLLHGELPTAEEYEAFKRTITNHTMVHESMHQFFEGFHHNAHPMAKMCGAVGSLSAFYHDDLDITNEKHRITAAYRLIAKMPTLAAMCYKHHVGQPVLYPDNSLGYAENFLRMMFGTPCEDYKVNPILAKAMDRIFLLHADHEQNASTSTVRLAGSSGANPYACIAAGIATLWGPAHGGANEAVLQMLEEIGTEDNIDAYIEKAKDKNDPFRLMGFGHRVYKNFDPRARVMKKTCDEVFAELGVENDPLLRIAKRLEKIALEDPYFVEKKLYPNVDFYSGIIMKAIGIPTDMFTVIFAVGRTVGWISHWHEMISQGTRIGRPRQLYTGYAERDYVEVKDR, translated from the coding sequence ATGACCGAAAAGAAAGCGCAACTGACAGTCGACGGTTTAGATCAAACCATTGAGTTACCCGTCCGTGCCGGATCAATTGGCCCAGAGGTCATCGATGTAGGGGCTTTGACTCGAAATGGTTTTTTCACCTATGACCCCGGTTTCGTTTCGACAGCGGCTTGCGACTCGGCGATAACTTACATCGATGGTGGCAAGGGTGTTTTGCTTCACCGCGGTTTTCCTATCGATGTATTGGCTGAAAAATCGGACTACCTTGAAAGCTGCTATTTGTTACTGCACGGCGAGTTACCAACAGCCGAAGAGTACGAAGCATTCAAGCGCACAATAACCAATCACACGATGGTGCATGAGTCTATGCATCAATTCTTTGAAGGTTTTCATCACAATGCGCACCCTATGGCTAAAATGTGTGGTGCGGTAGGTTCATTATCGGCGTTTTATCATGATGACCTTGATATCACCAACGAAAAGCACCGCATTACAGCGGCTTATCGTTTGATCGCTAAAATGCCCACTTTGGCTGCGATGTGCTACAAACACCATGTGGGCCAGCCAGTGCTTTATCCTGACAATAGCCTAGGCTACGCAGAAAACTTTTTGCGCATGATGTTTGGCACGCCATGTGAGGATTACAAAGTAAACCCCATTTTAGCGAAGGCTATGGATCGCATCTTCTTATTGCACGCTGATCACGAACAAAATGCGTCTACTTCGACCGTGCGTTTGGCCGGCTCTTCTGGCGCTAATCCTTATGCCTGTATTGCCGCAGGTATTGCTACGCTTTGGGGGCCTGCGCATGGTGGTGCTAATGAAGCGGTTCTTCAAATGCTCGAAGAGATTGGCACTGAAGATAATATTGATGCGTACATCGAAAAGGCGAAAGATAAAAACGACCCTTTCCGCTTGATGGGCTTTGGCCACCGCGTTTATAAAAACTTTGACCCGCGTGCCCGCGTGATGAAGAAAACGTGCGATGAGGTATTTGCTGAGCTTGGCGTCGAAAATGATCCGCTATTACGCATTGCTAAGCGTCTAGAAAAAATCGCATTAGAAGACCCTTATTTTGTTGAGAAAAAGCTATACCCTAATGTCGATTTCTACTCCGGTATTATTATGAAAGCTATCGGTATACCGACTGATATGTTTACTGTGATTTTTGCGGTAGGGCGTACAGTAGGGTGGATATCACATTGGCACGAAATGATTAGTCAGGGCACCAGAATTGGCCGCCCACGCCAGCTGTACACCGGTTATGCAGAGCGAGACTACGTTGAAGTTAAAGATCGTTAG
- a CDS encoding acyl-CoA thioesterase has translation MASSLQDVLNLTKNGEDCFRALHHKENFNQSLFGGQVLAQGLLAAGLTVDNTPVHSMHAYFLRPGNSQSPVDYVVTRNRDGRSFSHRTVNATQNGKVIFTAMVSFHQPEEGFEHAVPWTKTPLPPSASLANPPPELAPERPELSADAFEFCTLSGALFSSDALSAGSRFWMRSKEQWGADDRLLQSCVLAYASDFGLLASSLIQHPVSLFKGDVFGASVDHAIWFHHTDFLVDEWLLYEIDSPWAGGARGFSQGRIFNQNGALLASTAQEGLVRPKPELLP, from the coding sequence ATGGCATCATCGCTCCAAGATGTACTAAACCTTACAAAAAACGGTGAAGATTGTTTTCGTGCTTTGCACCATAAAGAAAATTTTAACCAATCATTATTTGGCGGCCAAGTTTTAGCACAAGGCTTGCTGGCGGCGGGTTTGACGGTCGACAATACTCCTGTGCATTCTATGCATGCGTATTTTTTGCGCCCAGGTAACAGCCAAAGCCCCGTTGATTACGTGGTGACGCGCAATAGAGATGGGCGCAGTTTTAGTCATCGTACGGTAAACGCGACGCAAAATGGAAAAGTCATTTTTACGGCAATGGTTTCTTTTCACCAGCCTGAAGAAGGCTTTGAACATGCTGTGCCTTGGACTAAAACCCCCTTGCCTCCGAGTGCTTCTTTAGCAAACCCTCCGCCAGAATTGGCGCCAGAACGGCCCGAGCTATCGGCAGACGCTTTCGAATTTTGCACCTTGTCAGGGGCTTTGTTTTCTAGCGACGCGCTTAGCGCCGGCTCGCGCTTTTGGATGCGCAGTAAAGAGCAATGGGGGGCTGATGATCGATTATTACAGTCTTGCGTGCTTGCCTATGCTTCGGACTTTGGCTTGTTAGCATCATCGCTAATTCAACACCCTGTCTCGCTTTTTAAGGGGGATGTTTTTGGCGCGAGTGTCGATCATGCTATTTGGTTTCACCACACAGATTTTTTGGTCGATGAATGGCTACTTTATGAAATTGATAGCCCTTGGGCTGGTGGTGCGCGAGGTTTTTCGCAAGGCAGAATTTTTAACCAAAACGGTGCGTTACTTGCCAGCACAGCACAAGAGGGGTTGGTTCGGCCTAAGCCCGAGTTGCTGCCTTAA
- a CDS encoding PilT/PilU family type 4a pilus ATPase: MGTPIDQYLNILAKKDGSDLYLSTGAPPCAKFQGTLKPLSQTPFSGGQIRDIAYAIMDEKQQKDFEAELEMNLAISIHEVGRFRINIFKQRNEVSIVARNINTEIPKFDDLGLPEILKEVIMTKRGLVLFVGGTGSGKSTSLAALIDHRNSSSGGHIITIEDPVEYVHKHKKSVINQREVGVDTRTFKAALKNTLRQAPDVILIGEIRDRETMEHALEFAETGHLAISTLHANNANQALERIINLFPEERRAQLMLGLSQNLKAFVSQRLVPTVDGKRCAAIEVLLGTKTIQELILKNRLPEIKEIMEKSENLGMQTFDAALFKLHSAGKVSFDDAMAYADSPNNLRLRIKLAAEGNSNAVSSSGLPELSLEDIEEDTPPEEPPNTRF; this comes from the coding sequence ATGGGCACCCCGATCGACCAATACTTAAACATTTTAGCGAAAAAAGATGGCTCGGATCTTTACCTCAGCACTGGCGCCCCACCTTGCGCTAAGTTTCAAGGCACATTAAAACCTTTATCACAAACCCCTTTTAGTGGCGGGCAAATTCGCGATATTGCTTATGCCATTATGGATGAAAAACAACAAAAGGACTTTGAAGCCGAATTGGAAATGAACCTAGCCATATCAATACATGAGGTGGGTCGGTTTCGTATTAACATTTTTAAACAGCGCAACGAGGTTTCGATCGTTGCCCGCAATATCAATACCGAAATACCGAAATTCGACGATCTAGGGCTCCCTGAAATCCTCAAAGAAGTCATTATGACCAAGCGAGGCCTAGTGCTTTTTGTAGGCGGCACAGGGTCCGGTAAATCAACATCCTTAGCTGCTCTAATTGATCATCGCAACAGTAGCAGCGGCGGTCACATCATCACCATCGAAGACCCCGTCGAGTATGTCCACAAACATAAAAAGAGTGTGATAAACCAGCGCGAAGTTGGCGTTGATACCCGCACCTTTAAAGCCGCACTAAAAAACACCCTAAGGCAAGCTCCCGATGTGATTCTGATTGGCGAAATTCGCGACAGAGAGACCATGGAGCACGCATTAGAATTTGCCGAGACTGGCCACCTTGCCATTTCAACGCTGCATGCTAACAACGCTAACCAAGCCTTAGAGCGCATTATTAACCTTTTCCCCGAAGAACGCCGCGCCCAGCTAATGCTTGGCTTGTCGCAAAACTTAAAAGCCTTTGTTTCCCAACGCTTGGTGCCCACAGTTGATGGCAAACGCTGCGCGGCCATTGAAGTCCTTTTAGGAACAAAAACCATTCAGGAGCTAATCCTTAAAAACCGGCTACCCGAAATTAAAGAAATTATGGAAAAGTCGGAAAACTTAGGCATGCAAACCTTTGACGCCGCACTGTTTAAGCTTCATTCGGCAGGCAAAGTCAGCTTCGACGACGCCATGGCCTACGCAGACTCTCCTAACAATTTGCGTCTGCGCATTAAATTAGCCGCCGAAGGGAACAGTAACGCCGTGAGTTCATCAGGCCTGCCAGAGCTTAGCCTTGAGGATATAGAAGAAGATACCCCACCTGAAGAGCCGCCAAACACACGCTTTTAG
- a CDS encoding nucleotide pyrophosphohydrolase, protein MNQFSEVTEYLRQFAKERDWEQFHSPKNLSMALSVECAELMEHFQWMESKASCNLDATQKHAIGEEVVDVLLYTLRLADVLELDLPQAILQKTQKNEAKYPAHKVKGSSKKYSEYE, encoded by the coding sequence ATGAATCAGTTTTCTGAAGTTACCGAATATTTGCGCCAATTCGCCAAAGAGCGCGATTGGGAGCAATTCCATAGCCCCAAAAATTTAAGCATGGCCTTAAGTGTAGAGTGCGCCGAGCTTATGGAGCATTTTCAATGGATGGAGTCCAAAGCCTCCTGTAACCTCGATGCAACTCAAAAGCACGCTATAGGCGAAGAAGTGGTCGACGTACTGCTATACACCCTGCGTCTGGCGGACGTACTCGAGCTTGATTTACCCCAGGCTATATTGCAAAAAACACAAAAGAACGAGGCTAAATACCCAGCGCACAAAGTGAAGGGAAGCTCAAAAAAGTATAGCGAATACGAATAA
- a CDS encoding AbgT family transporter, which yields MTKLLNSIEYWGNKLPHPTALFIILCGIVVLASALLSALNIGAALNPQDKTILVKNLLSRDGLHYFLTHAVKNFVTFAPVGTALVAVMGLSIAEHSGLLPALLRGLVKRTPEKWLTAAIVFSGVMSSLASDSGYVVLIPLAAIIFLQAGRHPIAGIAAAFAGVSAGYSANLILGPHDAILAGLSQESARTISPDYTVNIAGNYYFIIASTFLITAIASWVNHKFTQKQVTGINFDAPAATTGNSNPLTQRGLIAAGITFLVILILLLAATLPANGILRGLDGSLLQSPLTQGVVIIIALSAALCGISYGLAARTYQSWQDAITGMEQHTATMASYLVLMFFAAQFVSLFNWSQLGIVIAISGANGLKALQLPLPVLLITFVFLAGFINLFIGSSSAKWALIAPIFVPMFLLLGLTPEATQMAYRIGDSTTNIISPLMPYFGVVIAFIHHYNKNLGAGTVVALMLPYSISLLLGWTLVLAIWLFFDWPLGPGVKAFLP from the coding sequence ATGACAAAGCTTTTAAACAGTATTGAATACTGGGGGAATAAACTGCCCCACCCAACCGCTCTTTTTATTATTTTATGCGGCATTGTTGTGCTAGCCTCAGCTTTACTCAGCGCGTTAAATATCGGCGCCGCTCTTAACCCGCAAGACAAAACAATACTGGTTAAAAACCTCCTAAGCCGCGACGGTTTACATTATTTTTTAACCCACGCGGTCAAAAATTTTGTCACTTTTGCCCCTGTGGGCACCGCGCTTGTGGCCGTTATGGGGCTAAGCATTGCCGAGCATTCCGGCTTATTGCCCGCACTACTGCGAGGGCTTGTAAAGCGCACACCCGAAAAGTGGTTAACCGCCGCTATTGTTTTTAGCGGCGTAATGTCGAGCTTAGCATCAGATTCCGGCTATGTTGTGCTTATCCCCTTGGCGGCCATTATTTTTCTGCAAGCCGGCAGGCACCCTATTGCCGGCATTGCAGCAGCCTTTGCTGGCGTATCTGCAGGCTACAGTGCCAACCTTATACTTGGTCCACACGATGCCATTTTGGCCGGCCTCAGCCAAGAAAGCGCGCGTACTATTTCGCCTGACTACACCGTAAATATTGCCGGCAACTATTATTTTATTATTGCCTCAACATTTTTAATTACCGCCATTGCCAGCTGGGTAAATCATAAATTCACCCAAAAGCAGGTGACAGGCATTAATTTTGACGCGCCAGCAGCAACAACGGGTAACAGCAACCCACTCACGCAACGCGGCCTTATCGCTGCAGGCATTACATTTTTAGTGATACTAATTTTGCTGCTAGCAGCAACACTGCCAGCAAACGGCATATTACGAGGCCTTGATGGCAGCTTATTGCAATCGCCTCTTACTCAGGGTGTTGTCATTATTATTGCTTTAAGCGCCGCATTGTGTGGCATTAGTTACGGCCTTGCTGCACGCACTTACCAGTCGTGGCAAGATGCAATTACTGGCATGGAACAGCACACAGCAACCATGGCAAGCTATTTGGTACTCATGTTTTTTGCCGCTCAATTTGTCAGTTTATTTAATTGGTCGCAACTTGGTATTGTTATTGCTATTAGCGGTGCCAATGGCTTAAAGGCGCTTCAATTACCCTTGCCGGTATTGCTCATCACTTTTGTGTTTTTAGCAGGTTTTATTAATTTATTTATTGGCAGCTCTTCCGCCAAATGGGCGCTAATCGCCCCAATATTTGTGCCCATGTTTTTATTATTAGGCTTAACGCCAGAAGCCACACAAATGGCTTACCGCATTGGCGATAGCACAACCAATATTATCTCACCGTTAATGCCGTACTTTGGTGTTGTGATTGCCTTTATTCACCACTACAACAAAAACTTAGGCGCAGGCACCGTTGTCGCACTGATGCTGCCCTACAGTATTTCATTATTACTTGGCTGGACCTTAGTATTAGCCATTTGGTTGTTTTTTGATTGGCCCCTAGGGCCTGGAGTAAAAGCATTTTTGCCATGA
- the arfB gene encoding alternative ribosome rescue aminoacyl-tRNA hydrolase ArfB, translated as MFVINSQLSIPWRCIQINAIRAQGAGGQNVNKVSTAICLQVDLKSTPLPSYVREQLYKANDSRISDNHIITIKAQRHRTQQKNRDDALERLSDLINKACHKPKYRVATKPTRGSVERRIKSKNQRGNIKKMRSKNHFDT; from the coding sequence ATGTTTGTTATCAACTCCCAGCTCAGCATTCCATGGCGCTGCATTCAAATTAACGCCATACGAGCCCAAGGCGCGGGTGGGCAAAACGTTAATAAAGTCTCTACGGCTATTTGCCTACAAGTTGACTTAAAATCCACACCATTGCCAAGCTATGTAAGAGAACAGCTATATAAAGCTAATGACTCGCGGATTAGTGATAATCACATTATTACCATCAAAGCGCAGCGCCATCGCACCCAACAAAAAAACCGAGACGATGCGCTTGAGCGCTTAAGTGACCTAATCAATAAAGCCTGCCACAAACCCAAGTACCGCGTGGCCACTAAGCCCACACGCGGTAGTGTTGAGCGTCGTATAAAAAGCAAAAACCAGCGAGGCAACATTAAGAAGATGCGCAGTAAAAACCATTTCGATACGTAA
- a CDS encoding putative bifunctional diguanylate cyclase/phosphodiesterase → MNSKHPSYSRPLGQQRLVRVLHIVENPRTAFWFFRSLHKQTEAQCTLTSIGDTQQAADKLHHQHFDAVFVHIGAQLACHLADIALLKHWASHAAIVAIVHDTDEYTHPQYIDALLEAGIDDYIKAEDINTPLLPRLVTYTVERKKANLRLAAITQQDSTTGLTNRSEFLRLCEAQLANHYAPSRNTAILLIDLDQFKNINDTQGHSTGDKFLHHVAARLKKSIRQSDTIARLGGDEFVVMLPDMPDIESIQRIAKNLLDTLSQASNIDGRNLFTTASIGISMLSEKNESCELLLQNADIAMYSAKQQGGNRYAFFTRNLQVAASLRISLETELNKAIANNDFFLTYQPQINVQTGDLYGAEVLLRWNHAEHGEVPPTTFIPTLESTGLIGPVTDWIIRNAISQWQQWIQAGHIKTSQHLSINLSPKTLGHPDFKAALLDLRTLPTEQKKRIHFEITENLFIDPENNIDNLKFIKECGFQLSMDDFGTGYSCLSYLKHFPLDCIKLDCEFTRDIINNPVDLAITQAVINLSQDLHIDLIAEGVENEQTLTQLKAMGCKLIQGYFYSKPLKSSAFQEYCQHLKSC, encoded by the coding sequence ATGAATTCAAAACACCCCTCGTACAGCCGGCCCCTTGGGCAACAACGGCTGGTTCGTGTATTGCACATTGTTGAAAATCCGCGCACGGCATTTTGGTTTTTTCGTAGCTTGCACAAACAAACCGAAGCGCAGTGTACGCTTACGTCTATAGGCGACACCCAACAAGCCGCCGATAAGCTACACCATCAACATTTTGACGCCGTCTTTGTACACATCGGAGCTCAACTCGCCTGTCACCTAGCTGATATTGCCCTACTCAAGCATTGGGCCAGCCATGCCGCTATAGTTGCGATTGTTCACGACACTGACGAATATACTCACCCACAATACATCGATGCGCTATTAGAAGCCGGCATAGACGACTACATTAAAGCTGAAGATATCAATACGCCCCTGCTACCCAGGCTAGTCACCTATACAGTAGAGCGAAAAAAAGCCAACCTGCGCCTAGCCGCCATCACCCAACAAGATTCCACGACCGGGCTTACCAACCGCTCTGAGTTTTTACGCTTATGCGAAGCTCAGCTTGCCAACCATTACGCGCCTTCACGCAACACCGCTATTTTACTAATCGACCTTGACCAATTTAAAAACATTAACGACACGCAAGGGCATTCTACTGGCGACAAATTTCTTCACCATGTTGCAGCGCGGCTAAAAAAATCAATTCGCCAAAGCGATACAATTGCGCGTTTAGGCGGCGATGAATTTGTCGTCATGTTGCCCGATATGCCTGATATAGAAAGCATTCAGCGCATTGCCAAAAACTTACTCGACACCCTATCACAAGCTTCAAATATCGACGGGCGCAACCTTTTTACAACTGCAAGCATCGGCATTAGCATGCTTAGCGAAAAAAACGAAAGCTGCGAGCTACTGTTACAAAACGCTGATATTGCAATGTATTCGGCGAAGCAGCAAGGCGGCAATCGCTATGCATTTTTCACCCGCAACCTGCAGGTTGCAGCTTCACTACGCATTTCGCTAGAAACAGAACTGAACAAAGCCATCGCTAACAACGACTTTTTCTTAACCTATCAACCACAAATTAACGTACAAACAGGCGATCTATATGGGGCCGAGGTTCTACTGCGCTGGAACCATGCCGAACATGGCGAGGTCCCCCCAACTACATTCATCCCCACACTAGAAAGTACAGGCCTTATTGGCCCAGTAACTGATTGGATTATTCGAAATGCAATTAGCCAGTGGCAACAATGGATACAGGCTGGCCACATAAAAACCAGCCAACACCTATCCATTAATTTATCCCCTAAAACGCTAGGCCACCCAGATTTCAAGGCCGCACTACTGGATTTGCGCACACTGCCAACCGAACAAAAAAAACGCATCCATTTTGAAATCACCGAGAACCTATTCATCGACCCCGAAAACAACATCGACAATTTAAAGTTTATTAAAGAATGTGGCTTTCAGTTATCCATGGATGATTTTGGCACGGGTTATTCATGCCTAAGCTACCTTAAGCACTTCCCCTTAGATTGCATCAAATTGGATTGTGAGTTCACGCGAGACATTATCAATAACCCTGTAGATCTCGCCATTACACAGGCCGTCATTAACCTAAGCCAAGACTTACACATCGATCTAATTGCAGAAGGCGTGGAAAACGAACAAACGTTAACGCAGCTTAAAGCGATGGGCTGCAAGCTTATTCAAGGCTACTTTTACTCTAAGCCCCTCAAAAGCTCCGCTTTTCAAGAGTACTGCCAACACTTAAAAAGCTGCTAA
- a CDS encoding paraquat-inducible protein A — MDHSSDRSATAPAKNMAGAKQVLASHKNWVSCEQCGQVQAIAKVWATSELLCSCCNQTLSFAQGAWREKAAALVITGAVLFVISNCFVFLGLEVGAFYHEANILSGVWALVHHDYIPLAILVFVTIFLFPLFELLALCYLVLPCYFGWRLPYQITVFRWFTKAAPWSMLEIFLLGVLVTSVKLGDMATIVLGVSMVSFFALVAVLGAAYWCIDKRALWAWLQPNNCFASKKGEVLYDCNVCHALVGETVLDAVGFCPRCDNQLHRRKPNSLQKTLAYTIAAALLYIPANALPIMSMSTLLGERSDTIFSGVVALVAHDLWGIAAVVFVASLVVPVAKLIVLIYLVWSVIRGDTRAMKERVWLYKITEWVGRWSMVDVFVVTLLTGLVQFGFLGSIAPGEALLPFAAVVILTMLAAHAFDPRLIWDAAGGQEKTFNLEIENQSRGAAV, encoded by the coding sequence ATGGATCACTCATCGGATAGGTCAGCAACAGCTCCCGCGAAAAATATGGCTGGTGCAAAGCAGGTACTTGCCAGCCACAAAAATTGGGTAAGCTGTGAACAATGCGGCCAAGTGCAGGCGATAGCCAAAGTATGGGCTACCAGCGAGTTGCTGTGTTCGTGCTGTAATCAAACCTTAAGCTTCGCCCAAGGCGCATGGCGTGAAAAGGCCGCAGCGCTTGTTATTACCGGTGCCGTGTTATTTGTTATTAGTAATTGCTTTGTATTTCTAGGGCTTGAAGTGGGTGCCTTTTACCACGAAGCCAACATCTTGAGCGGCGTTTGGGCCTTGGTGCATCACGACTACATCCCCCTTGCCATTTTAGTCTTTGTTACGATATTCCTATTCCCGCTGTTTGAATTGCTGGCGTTATGCTATTTGGTTTTACCGTGTTATTTCGGCTGGCGCTTGCCGTATCAAATTACGGTGTTTCGTTGGTTTACTAAAGCTGCGCCTTGGAGCATGTTAGAAATTTTTTTGCTAGGCGTACTAGTAACCTCGGTTAAGTTGGGTGATATGGCGACGATTGTGCTTGGCGTTTCCATGGTGTCCTTTTTTGCCTTGGTGGCAGTATTGGGCGCTGCATATTGGTGTATCGATAAGCGCGCACTATGGGCGTGGCTGCAGCCAAACAATTGTTTTGCGAGTAAAAAAGGTGAGGTGCTGTACGACTGTAATGTATGTCATGCGCTGGTTGGTGAAACGGTGTTGGATGCAGTGGGTTTTTGTCCGCGTTGCGACAACCAGTTGCATCGTCGTAAGCCCAACAGCTTGCAAAAAACATTGGCTTATACCATTGCTGCAGCGCTGCTTTACATCCCTGCCAATGCCTTGCCGATTATGTCCATGAGTACGTTGCTTGGCGAGCGTAGCGATACTATTTTTTCTGGTGTTGTTGCTTTGGTGGCGCATGACTTATGGGGAATAGCGGCAGTGGTTTTTGTGGCTAGCTTAGTCGTACCGGTGGCCAAGCTTATAGTGCTGATTTATTTGGTGTGGTCTGTGATTAGGGGTGATACCCGCGCTATGAAAGAGCGTGTGTGGTTGTACAAGATAACGGAATGGGTTGGGCGGTGGTCCATGGTTGATGTATTTGTTGTAACGCTATTGACTGGCCTTGTTCAGTTTGGCTTTTTAGGCTCCATAGCGCCCGGCGAAGCTCTACTGCCTTTTGCGGCGGTGGTTATATTAACAATGCTGGCGGCGCATGCATTTGACCCTCGCCTTATATGGGATGCCGCCGGTGGCCAAGAAAAAACGTTTAACTTAGAAATAGAGAATCAATCTCGTGGAGCAGCGGTGTAG
- a CDS encoding intermembrane transport protein PqiB: MSNQTPDKSLEQAEPSMPAAIERRRRVSPIWLVPFVALVIAIALGVRAWDQKGVAVEIIFDAAGGIEVGKTEIRLKDVPVGKVTKLNLSDDLSRVHAIATLDRSMSRHLSEHSRFWLVTPRISASGVSNLGTLVSGVYIVMDPGKKEGHKDSFLGLTEPPAVQSDEKGTQYILRAETLGSLDVGSPVYYRQLRVGEVINYQLSVDGSHVDARIFVEAPYDHLVSKRSRFWNVSGFDVSVGIDGVKAEMASISSLLLGGVAFESPPTVVGQKPAKADYTFALYDDKKAAHEGRYTLSYMYLLKFSYSVKGLSVGAPVEFRGLKVGSVADIRLASIDSPEKSLEVLIKLEPQRFDDQASPTREQTDAILSDLIAKGLRAEIKSGNLMLGSKYIELHFVDEAQPAQLVAGSGAVGQIPTVDLPLDQLERQLSKVADAFSRVPVDSIGEGVDESLQAINEILSVFNKNNTAQALHGTIANAEKATRHLEGAVTDARLTLTQLTQTLKSVDHTIAPDSQLHAEFLEMLDSVSEASDSFDRFVEELYRYPSSLVFGLGKDE, encoded by the coding sequence GTGTCTAATCAAACGCCAGATAAATCCCTTGAACAAGCCGAGCCTTCAATGCCGGCAGCGATCGAACGCCGCCGGCGAGTTTCACCAATATGGCTAGTGCCCTTTGTTGCCTTAGTAATTGCGATTGCTTTGGGGGTTCGTGCGTGGGATCAAAAAGGGGTAGCGGTTGAAATTATTTTTGATGCAGCAGGTGGTATCGAAGTGGGAAAAACGGAGATCCGTTTAAAGGATGTGCCGGTTGGTAAAGTAACCAAGCTAAATTTAAGCGACGATTTGTCTCGGGTGCATGCTATAGCCACACTCGATAGAAGCATGTCGCGGCACTTAAGCGAGCATAGCCGCTTTTGGTTGGTGACACCGCGCATTAGCGCCTCAGGGGTTTCTAATTTGGGGACGCTGGTATCGGGCGTTTACATTGTTATGGACCCAGGTAAAAAAGAGGGCCATAAGGATAGCTTTTTAGGCTTGACTGAGCCGCCTGCAGTGCAGTCGGATGAAAAGGGCACGCAATATATTTTACGGGCAGAAACATTGGGTTCGCTCGATGTGGGTTCGCCGGTGTATTACCGCCAATTGCGCGTTGGGGAGGTCATTAATTACCAATTAAGTGTTGATGGTAGCCACGTGGATGCCAGAATTTTTGTTGAAGCACCTTACGACCACCTAGTCAGTAAACGAAGCCGCTTTTGGAATGTGAGTGGCTTTGATGTATCTGTGGGTATTGACGGCGTTAAAGCAGAAATGGCTTCAATATCATCTTTATTGCTGGGTGGCGTTGCCTTCGAAAGCCCGCCAACTGTTGTGGGGCAAAAACCGGCAAAGGCCGATTATACGTTTGCACTATACGACGATAAAAAAGCTGCGCACGAAGGCCGCTATACGCTGAGTTATATGTATTTGTTGAAATTTAGCTACTCTGTTAAAGGTTTAAGTGTTGGCGCTCCAGTTGAGTTTAGAGGTTTGAAAGTTGGCAGTGTTGCGGACATTCGGCTGGCGTCTATTGATTCTCCAGAGAAAAGCTTGGAAGTGTTAATTAAGCTAGAGCCACAGCGTTTTGATGATCAAGCCTCGCCAACCCGCGAGCAAACCGATGCCATTCTTAGCGACTTAATTGCTAAAGGGCTAAGGGCGGAAATTAAATCGGGCAATTTAATGCTAGGTTCAAAATATATTGAATTGCATTTTGTCGACGAGGCTCAGCCCGCGCAATTGGTGGCTGGCAGTGGAGCGGTTGGTCAAATTCCAACGGTGGATTTACCTTTAGATCAGCTAGAGCGGCAGTTATCAAAAGTGGCTGATGCTTTTAGTCGCGTGCCCGTTGATAGTATTGGTGAGGGTGTAGACGAAAGCTTGCAGGCGATTAATGAAATCTTGAGTGTCTTCAATAAAAATAATACCGCCCAAGCGTTGCACGGAACTATAGCCAATGCCGAAAAGGCCACGCGACATTTAGAGGGGGCTGTAACTGATGCAAGACTTACTTTAACCCAGCTGACGCAAACCCTAAAAAGTGTTGATCACACCATTGCACCGGACTCCCAATTGCATGCTGAATTTTTGGAAATGCTCGATTCAGTGAGTGAGGCTTCGGATTCTTTTGATCGTTTTGTGGAAGAATTGTATCGGTATCCTAGTTCTTTAGTGTTTGGCTTAGGGAAAGACGAATAG